From Spirochaetales bacterium, a single genomic window includes:
- a CDS encoding efflux RND transporter permease subunit, which yields MKKVIEYFANKPIFTNFLVIAVFVGAVIFWFQTGKEEMPNITFDFMMVSANYTGASPEDIEYYVTAEIEDALTGINGIRTIRSTTTTGNCRIFVELEPNNPDRQETIDEIKEAVDKLQFPEEVEDTVRVNEFKSSNRSVLDVILYNDEAEILSEKQRRELQAMADLFSERLIRLSMVSEVSVSADLEDKIDINVIPEKLSEYEISLSEILAQLKSYNIRQPVGTLDNIDETRVTYLAEINDLDDIRNIIIRSGFEGQRLYLKDVAVVSRIFTEQSSIYKVNGHEAVRLNVVKTTNAGIIEAVDQIKEVVTEFTSTTLKDSLIKVVLMDDESSSVRDRLTLIVSNGLLGFLLLITLLFIFLNFKSGLWVAMGIPFTFSVTMIFASLLGHTINNMTLAAVIIVMGMVVDDAIVVAENVSRLKSLGVSTGKAVVEGTSLVLVPIVASITTTCAAFIPLFFFEGRFGMMTKYLPPIIFLMLGASLFEAVIILPSHLKHNFPRWVRILFSLGTICIIERIRKKRGTGPEKKVTQADNNSNKAHWFFAVEDVYGRFLAWILRKKTIVLILFIGLLVLSIFLVKQMKYVLFPDEETTEVMLIGSTKEGMKKYETEKKVREIEAMLLPYVGKEVVGITTSIARGRRDGSENEHRFVVFLDIVSKEKRKKSANELIADWEAQLDELEGFDELSFAKSRFGQSSGSPIDIIIQERNPERQKDIASEILEVMERVPALINAEIERSPSESEIKIYTDPELLGKLDVKPETIASTLKIILIGARVYIFQEENKDIDVTLTIEQEVKQNIERVLQIPVQNASRYLIPLKDLTWLQRIESPNAINRLDGLRVLHVYADLKEKTDAMEKNTATSGTPSPEELKTLMQKAREGDEDARKELERLRREGVIEMPMRPDGTARQAGESETGAPEREMLDLPEIMTPLEVADYFEKNVFPELHRKYPGAQISFSGEVEETRESGNQFLIAIILIVVLIYVILALSLNSLAKPVIIMLSIPFGFIGIILAFQAHGIVVYGFFSIVGALGLAGVVVNDSIVMLDKLVREYGKDTTNDRPSLKVARIAKTRLRAVLLTTATTVAGVMPTAYGIFGYDSMLSEMMLALSWGLIFGTMITLLLVPSLYCFTKEAALFFNQLRIPLTAVKGDAHS from the coding sequence ATGAAAAAGGTAATCGAATATTTCGCGAATAAACCAATCTTCACGAATTTTTTAGTGATCGCCGTCTTTGTCGGGGCGGTTATATTCTGGTTTCAGACAGGGAAAGAGGAAATGCCGAATATCACGTTCGATTTTATGATGGTGTCGGCGAATTATACCGGGGCGTCGCCCGAGGATATCGAATATTATGTGACCGCTGAAATCGAGGACGCGCTTACGGGAATCAATGGGATCAGGACGATCCGGAGCACGACGACGACGGGAAACTGCAGGATTTTCGTCGAACTCGAACCGAATAATCCCGACAGACAGGAGACGATCGATGAAATCAAGGAAGCGGTCGACAAGCTTCAGTTTCCCGAAGAAGTGGAAGACACGGTACGGGTGAACGAGTTCAAGTCGAGCAACAGGTCAGTTCTGGATGTCATCCTCTACAACGATGAGGCGGAAATTCTTTCGGAGAAGCAACGGCGGGAACTCCAGGCAATGGCTGACCTTTTTTCAGAACGCCTCATCAGGCTTTCGATGGTGAGTGAGGTGAGTGTGTCGGCGGATCTCGAAGATAAAATCGATATTAATGTCATACCGGAAAAATTAAGTGAATATGAAATATCGCTTTCGGAAATACTTGCCCAGCTGAAAAGCTACAATATACGTCAGCCGGTCGGCACACTCGACAACATCGATGAAACGAGAGTCACCTATCTTGCCGAAATCAATGATCTCGATGATATCAGAAATATCATCATCCGTTCGGGATTCGAAGGCCAGCGGCTTTATCTGAAAGATGTCGCTGTCGTCAGCCGCATTTTCACCGAGCAATCTTCGATCTACAAGGTAAACGGTCATGAAGCGGTGAGGTTGAATGTCGTCAAAACGACGAACGCCGGTATTATCGAAGCGGTGGATCAGATCAAGGAAGTTGTGACCGAGTTCACATCGACGACGTTGAAGGACAGCCTCATCAAGGTTGTACTTATGGATGATGAATCATCCAGTGTGAGGGACCGGCTTACCCTCATTGTCAGCAATGGTCTTCTGGGGTTTCTCCTCCTCATCACACTTCTATTTATTTTTCTCAACTTTAAAAGCGGATTATGGGTCGCCATGGGTATTCCGTTTACCTTCAGCGTGACCATGATCTTTGCATCGCTTTTAGGTCACACGATCAACAACATGACCCTCGCAGCCGTCATTATCGTCATGGGGATGGTCGTCGATGATGCGATCGTTGTCGCGGAAAATGTTTCGCGTTTGAAAAGCCTCGGGGTTTCGACCGGGAAAGCGGTTGTGGAAGGGACGAGTCTTGTCCTGGTTCCGATTGTAGCGAGTATTACCACCACCTGTGCGGCGTTTATTCCCCTTTTCTTTTTCGAAGGCCGGTTCGGGATGATGACGAAATACCTGCCACCGATCATTTTCCTCATGCTGGGTGCGAGTCTCTTTGAAGCAGTCATTATCCTTCCGTCGCACCTCAAGCATAATTTCCCCCGGTGGGTGAGAATACTCTTTTCACTCGGAACGATATGTATTATCGAGCGAATTCGAAAAAAAAGGGGAACCGGCCCAGAGAAGAAGGTTACCCAGGCAGACAACAACAGTAATAAAGCGCACTGGTTTTTTGCCGTTGAAGATGTTTACGGCAGGTTTCTGGCCTGGATATTGAGAAAAAAAACGATCGTTCTGATTCTCTTTATCGGGCTGCTTGTCCTTTCCATTTTTCTCGTTAAGCAGATGAAATATGTCCTTTTCCCCGACGAAGAAACGACGGAGGTCATGCTGATTGGTTCAACGAAAGAAGGCATGAAAAAATACGAAACGGAAAAAAAGGTGAGGGAAATCGAGGCGATGCTTTTGCCCTATGTGGGGAAAGAGGTGGTGGGGATTACCACATCGATCGCGCGTGGAAGACGCGACGGTTCTGAAAACGAACACCGTTTTGTCGTTTTTCTCGATATCGTCTCAAAAGAAAAAAGAAAAAAAAGCGCGAACGAACTTATCGCCGATTGGGAGGCGCAGTTGGATGAGCTCGAGGGTTTCGATGAACTTTCCTTCGCAAAAAGCAGATTCGGCCAGTCGAGCGGAAGCCCGATCGATATCATCATTCAGGAGCGAAATCCGGAGAGGCAAAAGGATATCGCATCGGAAATTCTCGAGGTGATGGAAAGGGTTCCCGCGCTTATAAACGCAGAAATCGAGCGGAGTCCCTCCGAATCTGAAATAAAAATTTATACCGATCCGGAACTGCTGGGCAAACTCGATGTAAAACCCGAAACAATCGCCTCGACCTTGAAAATCATTCTCATCGGCGCGCGTGTGTATATCTTTCAGGAAGAGAACAAGGATATCGATGTCACTCTCACCATCGAGCAGGAAGTCAAACAAAACATCGAACGGGTATTGCAGATACCGGTGCAAAACGCAAGCCGTTACCTTATCCCCCTGAAAGACCTGACCTGGCTGCAGCGGATCGAAAGCCCGAATGCCATCAACAGACTCGACGGGTTGCGGGTTCTGCATGTGTATGCCGATTTGAAAGAGAAAACAGACGCAATGGAAAAGAATACCGCGACTTCGGGAACGCCTTCCCCCGAAGAATTGAAGACCCTGATGCAAAAGGCGCGGGAAGGAGATGAAGACGCCAGAAAGGAACTCGAGCGCCTTCGGCGGGAAGGGGTCATCGAGATGCCGATGAGGCCGGACGGTACGGCCCGGCAGGCGGGAGAGAGTGAAACAGGCGCGCCGGAACGGGAAATGCTCGATCTTCCTGAAATCATGACACCCCTCGAAGTTGCGGACTATTTCGAAAAGAATGTATTTCCCGAATTGCACCGCAAATATCCGGGCGCGCAGATCAGTTTCAGCGGCGAGGTAGAAGAAACTCGTGAATCCGGTAATCAGTTTTTAATCGCGATTATCCTTATCGTTGTCCTCATTTATGTCATTCTGGCGTTATCGCTCAATTCACTGGCAAAGCCTGTCATTATCATGCTTTCGATTCCCTTTGGATTTATCGGGATTATTCTGGCTTTTCAGGCGCACGGCATTGTCGTGTACGGATTCTTTTCGATTGTCGGGGCGCTGGGACTGGCCGGCGTCGTCGTCAATGATTCGATCGTGATGCTCGACAAACTCGTACGGGAATACGGCAAGGACACCACGAACGACAGACCCTCGCTCAAGGTCGCCAGGATCGCGAAGACGCGGCTCAGGGCTGTCCTGCTGACAACGGCCACAACCGTCGCGGGCGTCATGCCGACCGCCTATGGTATCTTCGGTTACGATTCAATGTTGAGTGAAATGATGCTCGCCCTCTCATGGGGGCTTATTTTCGGGACAATGATAACATTGCTTCTTGTTCCTTCGCTGTATTGTTTTACAAAAGAGGCTGCCCTGTTTTTTAATCAATTACGGATCCCGCTTACGGCGGTGAAAGGAGACGCGCACTCATGA
- a CDS encoding TolC family protein, whose amino-acid sequence MTGHYLRILFLFTSLFCTGTLSAQEASSGETASTVVTLDAFIEAVRGNSHFEEILIDELSLVYNEILNIPYSDWIVALKGGYSLQYEEDMTHGFIIDSSLSKLFPESATGLSLSYKLSPSVSPMAQYSSNVTLGVEQAIVKNAFGKTNTMKKEIAGIEREIARYQIVEAYEDYCAALLALYYQWYSGYGNVLNARQSLDDSRTLLKNVEEKFSFKVASTNDVNKSRLQVLSKREALMKAEQDYEEKTIRVAEAMGKMRGPAGFRPEWRTLDIDISEYDKKTETFIEESRTSGILDRLAAVNRINKAIAMDDLLPSATLYATCSVSGNDRLFYPNTQHDIRAGIDIKLPFPRTQGAASYKIKELNLEKNIVSSGNKLLLLERDLRILLREMAFQKEMIGLAGEKIKLAEAIVKEEEKNYRNGKTDLNNLISAVNTLESNRYAQNNYAVLLHLSYIEWLRLTDSLVNEKTDIELEKTNE is encoded by the coding sequence ATGACGGGTCACTATCTTCGCATACTGTTTCTTTTTACAAGTTTATTCTGCACCGGGACATTGTCGGCACAGGAAGCCTCATCCGGAGAAACGGCGTCGACCGTCGTCACACTGGACGCATTTATCGAAGCGGTAAGGGGCAATTCCCATTTTGAAGAAATCCTTATCGACGAGTTGTCGCTTGTCTACAATGAGATACTCAACATACCGTACAGCGACTGGATCGTCGCGTTGAAGGGCGGTTACTCACTTCAATACGAGGAGGATATGACGCACGGGTTTATCATCGATTCCTCCCTTTCGAAACTTTTTCCAGAATCGGCCACCGGTCTGTCTCTCTCATATAAACTCTCGCCGTCGGTCTCACCCATGGCTCAATACTCGTCGAATGTAACGCTCGGCGTCGAACAGGCGATCGTCAAAAACGCGTTCGGAAAGACGAATACCATGAAAAAGGAAATCGCCGGTATCGAACGGGAAATCGCCCGGTATCAGATTGTCGAAGCCTATGAAGATTATTGCGCCGCGCTGCTCGCACTCTATTACCAGTGGTATTCGGGGTACGGGAATGTCCTGAACGCCCGGCAGTCGCTTGACGACAGCAGGACATTATTGAAGAATGTCGAGGAAAAGTTTTCTTTCAAGGTAGCGAGCACGAACGACGTCAACAAAAGCCGGCTGCAGGTTCTCTCAAAACGGGAAGCGCTTATGAAAGCGGAACAGGACTATGAAGAGAAGACCATTCGTGTCGCCGAAGCGATGGGAAAGATGCGGGGGCCTGCCGGATTTCGTCCCGAGTGGAGGACGCTCGACATCGACATATCGGAATACGATAAAAAAACGGAGACGTTCATCGAAGAAAGCAGAACGTCCGGTATCCTGGACCGGCTTGCCGCCGTCAACCGGATCAACAAAGCCATCGCCATGGACGATCTTCTTCCGTCCGCCACCCTTTACGCGACCTGTTCGGTAAGCGGCAATGACCGGCTTTTTTACCCGAATACACAGCATGACATAAGGGCGGGTATCGACATCAAACTGCCCTTTCCCCGAACTCAGGGGGCCGCGTCATATAAAATAAAGGAGTTGAATCTCGAAAAAAATATCGTAAGCAGCGGGAACAAACTGCTGCTGCTCGAACGGGATCTCAGGATTCTGCTGCGTGAGATGGCGTTTCAGAAGGAGATGATCGGGCTTGCCGGTGAGAAAATAAAGCTCGCAGAAGCGATCGTGAAAGAGGAAGAAAAGAATTACCGGAACGGAAAAACGGATCTCAACAATCTCATCTCCGCCGTTAACACGCTCGAATCGAACAGGTATGCTCAAAACAATTACGCGGTGCTCCTCCATCTTTCGTATATCGAATGGCTGCGGTTGACGGACAGCCTCGTGAATGAAAAGACCGATATCGAACTGGAAAAAACAAACGAATAA